The Paralichthys olivaceus isolate ysfri-2021 chromosome 9, ASM2471397v2, whole genome shotgun sequence genome contains a region encoding:
- the LOC109625324 gene encoding regulator of cell cycle RGCC isoform X1: MIKVCSPVLSFKPLWTHTLTHTQTQSSSTASSFHCSSMSSYIATDLELELGELLQEFQDVVEELKAPSQSKPHTYQQFLKAKGRSGQGDDSGVEDSDYSSEASLGNSLNTSEEELHTAGITLAPKAKLGDTRELESFIDMLDRELTEM, translated from the exons ATGATAAAAGTCTGCAGTCCTGTCCTGAGTTTTAAACCACTCTGgacacacactttaacacacacacaaacccagagCAGCTCGACGGCATCTTCATTTCACTGTTCCAGCATGTCCTCCTACATTGCTACAG ACTTGGAGCTGGAACTGGGCGAGCTGCTTCAGGAGTTCCAGGAcgtggtggaggagctgaaggctCCGTCTCAAAGCAAACCGCACACTTACCAGCAGTTCCTGAAGGCCAAAGGTCGCTCGGGGCAGGGGGACGACAGCGGAGTTGAGGACTCTGATTACA GCAGCGAGGCTTCTTTGGGAAACAGTTTGAACACCAGCGAGGAGGAGCTTCACACAGCAGGCATCACGCTGGCACCGAAAG ccaaGCTGGGAGACACAAGGGAACTTGAGAGCTTTATCGACATGTTGGACCGGGAACTCACTG AGATGTGA
- the LOC109625324 gene encoding regulator of cell cycle RGCC isoform X2, producing the protein MDQKQQILSEKETNYLELELGELLQEFQDVVEELKAPSQSKPHTYQQFLKAKGRSGQGDDSGVEDSDYSSEASLGNSLNTSEEELHTAGITLAPKAKLGDTRELESFIDMLDRELTEM; encoded by the exons ATGGACCAAAAGCAGCAGATTCTGTCggagaaagaaacaaact ACTTGGAGCTGGAACTGGGCGAGCTGCTTCAGGAGTTCCAGGAcgtggtggaggagctgaaggctCCGTCTCAAAGCAAACCGCACACTTACCAGCAGTTCCTGAAGGCCAAAGGTCGCTCGGGGCAGGGGGACGACAGCGGAGTTGAGGACTCTGATTACA GCAGCGAGGCTTCTTTGGGAAACAGTTTGAACACCAGCGAGGAGGAGCTTCACACAGCAGGCATCACGCTGGCACCGAAAG ccaaGCTGGGAGACACAAGGGAACTTGAGAGCTTTATCGACATGTTGGACCGGGAACTCACTG AGATGTGA